A genomic stretch from Silurus meridionalis isolate SWU-2019-XX chromosome 1, ASM1480568v1, whole genome shotgun sequence includes:
- the rad54l gene encoding DNA repair and recombination protein RAD54-like translates to MRRSFAPSQLAKRKHRLDSSDDDDDDEDWDAGITGKRKKDCRESYVSPYRKPLTQLINRPLCVDSNEHEAFIRSILSRPFKVPIPNYTGPLGVRSLGLKRSGVRKALHDPFEDGALVLYEPPALGAHDLIKTDKDKLPVHVVVDPVLCKVLRPHQREGVKFLWECVTGRRIPESYGCIMADEMGLGKTLQCITLMWTLLKQSPDLRPEIDKAIVVSPSSLVRNWYNEVAKWLGGRVQPVAIDGGSKEEIDRKLVNFISQQGLRVPTPILIISYETFRLHAEVLHKGKVGLVICDEGHRLKNSDNQTYQALNVMNARRRVLISGTPIQNDLLEYFSLVHFVNAGILGTAQEFKKRFELPILKGRDADASDKERAVGEEKLKELISIVNRCLIRRTSDILSKYLPVKVEQVVCCRLTPLQKELYKLFLKQAKPVETLQQGKISVSSLSSITSLKKLCNHPSLIFEKCVEGDEGFAGAMELFPPGYSTKAVEPQLSGKMLVLDYILAMTRTTTNDKVVLVSNYTQTLDLFEKLCRARKYLYVRLDGTMSIKKRAKIVERFNSLSNPEFIFMLSSKAGGCGLNLIGANRLVMFDPDWNPANDEQAMARVWRDGQRKTCYIYRLLSTGTIEEKILQRQAHKKALSSCVVDEEQDVERHFSLEELRELFTLNEDTLSDTHDRFRCQRCVNGRQVRPPPEDSDCTSNLSCWHHCADKRGLKDSVLQASWDKAVTFVFHQNSHQDQRGVV, encoded by the exons ATg AGAAGAAGCTTTGCGCCCAGTCAACTCGCCAAGAGAAAGCACAGACTCGATTcctctgatgatgatgatgatgatgaagactggGATGCTGGAATT ACAGGCAAAAGGAAGAAAGACTGCAGAGAAAGTTATGTGTCTCCATATAGGAAGCCTCTGACCCAGCTCATAAACCGCCCTCTGTGTGTGGACAGCAACGAGCAT GAGGCTTTTATTAGAAGTATCCTTTCAAGACCATTCAAGGTTCCCATCCCTAATTACACAG GTCCATTGGGTGTGCGTTCTTTGGGCTTAAAGAGGTCAGGTGTTAGAAAGGCTCTCCATGACCCTTTTGAAGATGGAGCTCTGGTTCTTTATGAGCCACCAGCTTTAGGGGCTCATGACCTCATCAAAACAGACAA AGACAAGCTGCCTGTGCACGTTGTTGTGGATCCAGTTCTTTGTAAAGTTCTTCGACCCCATCAAAGAGAG gGTGTGAAGTTTCTTTGGGAGTGTGTCACCGGGCGGCGCATCCCTGAATCCTATGGCTGCATCATGGCTGATGAAATGGGACTGGGGAAAACACTGCAGTGCATTACACTCATGTGGACTCTTCTCAagcagagtcctgatctcaggCCTGAAATTGATAAAGCCATTGTGGTTTCCCCATCAAGCCTTGTCAGAAACTGGTACAATGAAGTGGCTAAGTGGCTCGGAGGACGTGTGCAACCTGTGGCTATCGATGGGGGCTCCAAGGAAGAGATAGACCGGAAActtg tgaACTTCATTTCCCAGCAAGGTCTGAGAGTTCCCACTCCCATTCTGATTATTTCCTATGAAACGTTCCGTCTCCACGCTGAAGTGCTGCACAAAGGCAAAGTTGGATTGGTCATTTGTGATGAG GGTCACAGGCTGAAAAACTCTGATAATCAGACCTACCAAGCTTTGAATGTGATGAACGCCCGCCGCAGAGTCTTGATATCGGGTACTCCAATTCAGAACGATCTGCTCGAGTACTTCAGTTTGGTTCACTTTGTCAACGCTGGCATTCTCG GCACAGCTCAGGAATTTAAAAAGCGCTTTGAGCTTCCCATCCTGAAGGGCCGTGATGCAGATGCTAGTGATAAAGAGCGAGCTGTGGGGGAGGAAAAGCTAAAAGAGTTAATCAGCATCGTTAACAG ATGTCTAATCAGGAGGACCTCTGACATTCTGTCTAAATATCTCCCCGTGAAGGTTGAACAAGTCGTTTGCTGCAG GCTGACTCCTCTGCAGAAGGAACTTTATAAGCTCTTCCTGAAGCAGGCAAAGCCAGTAGAGACACTGCAGCAGGGCAAGATCAGCGTGTCTTCACTGTCCTCAATCACTTCACTCAAAAAGCTCTGCAACC ACCCCTCTCTGATTTTTGAGAAGTGTGTGGAGGGGGATGAGGGCTTTGCTGGGGCAATGGAGCTCTTTCCACCAGGTTACTCCACTAAAGCTGTCGAACCACAGCTTTCAG GGAAGATGTTGGTGCTTGACTATATTCTGGCCATGACTCGAACAACCACAAACGATAAAGTGGTGCTGGTGTCCaactacacacagacactggaTCTGTTTGAGAAGTTGTGCCGTGCTCGCAA ATATCTGTATGTGCGACTGGATGGAACAATGTCTATCAAGAAGAGAGCCAAGATTGTTGAACGATTTAACAGTCTTTCT aacccAGAGTTCATTTTCATGTTGAGCAGCAAGGCTGGTGGCTGCGGCCTGAACCTTATTGGGGCAAATCGTTTGGTGATGTTCGACCCTGATTGGAATCCAGCCAATGACGAGCAGGCAATGGCAAGAGTGTGGCGTGACGGCCAGAGAAAAACCTGCTACATCTACAGACTGCTCTCT actggaACTATAGAGGAGAAGATCCTGCAGAGGCAGGCTCATAAGAAAGCTCTGAGCAGCTGTGTGGTGGATGAGGAACAGGATGTAGAGAGACATTTTTCTCTAGAGGAACTGAGGGAACTGTTCACTCTCAACGAGGACACACTTAGTGACACACACGACAG gtTTCGATGTCAGCGCTGTGTAAATGGGCGTCAGGTTCGTCCCCCTCCTGAAGACTCCGACTGCACCAGCAATCTGTCATGCTGGCATCATTGTGCAGATAAACGAGGACTGAAGGACTCTGTGCTCCAGGCTTCGTGGGACAAAGCTGTGACTTTTGTCTTTCACCAAAATTCGCACCAGGACCAAAGAGGAGTCGTCTGA